ATTAACAAGCAACTGCCGCCAGCTTTTGAATGTGCTGTGATGGCTTGTTGCATCTGTTCACGCCTGGCTTCCGTAATTTTTGCATTGCAAATGGGGCATACCCACGCAGAGCCACATGATACTAGGCCAGCAATTCTTGCTTCTGACTGGTCGACCTTGCGAAAAATGGCGATGCTATCGCCAGTCAGATTTCGGTGGCAGCTACAAACACGGTGTTGTTTTATTGCATTACGGTCATAGAACAGGCTTTGCGAATGGCGTTGAAGTTCATAGCGGATTTTCTTGTTTTTTGATTTATCTGCATCAATTTCAGTTTGGCTTTTTAGTGATTTAGCGTTTGAGGATTTCGCACTAATACCAAGAGAAGCATGTGGTGCCAATTTTGAGGTTGCAGAGGTAGGTTCGATCATCATGATTCGACACCCTCTGTAGGCTCAATTTCAACCACTTCACAGGTGCGACCACCATGACTTAATGAGATTGAAAGGTTGTTTGCAACGCTACGATCTCGCCATACGAATGCATGAGCAATATCTGGCACAAAGAGGTCATGGCCATGACCAGCAGGCAATTCATTAATAAAATGGCCGCTGGTCTTGTCACGCACTACGTAGAGGGAATGGCTCATTGATAAGCTCCGTTTTTGGACGGAGTGGTATTGGTTGATTTCTTTTTTGCTGCTTCGTATAGCAGCAGGCCAATGATTACAGCAACAACCAATCCGCCAGCATTGGACGATTTGGCAGCCAATGGAAAAAGCTTTACAGGGAGAGTGATCATGCTGGTAGCTCCTCTTCTGTTTCGGCCTCTTCGTCTGGTTCGTCAGGGGGTGCATCCCTGAATAAGCCAGCTTTTACAAGCGCCTCACGAAAGGTCTCAAATACAATATCTTTAATGGTTTGAGGGTCTGCACCGCTTGCTGATAAGCCGAGAGCAGGCCATCCACTCAAAGAGCGCCAGAGGACATAGTTGGCCGCCATCAGCGTGAAGACCTCTTGTAAAGCCTCTTGGGTGTCTTCGCTGAATTCACTCTCACTAAAAAAGCCGTCATCACGACTAGCCGTTTGTTGAAGCAATACCGCTAGCCTGGCGTCATTATCTTGGATAACACCTTGCGTCTTGATTACCGCTGGCTGGTCTACATCAAGATAGACGGGCAAGAACTTGTAAGGGGCTGCCGCGAGTGGTGGGGCGTTGGGAAGTGTTGCAGGAGGATGGCTTGCTGGCTCAGGAGGGCTATCCTCAAAAACAATACCTTTGCTTTCAAAGTAGTCTTTTAATTTAGCCAGGTGTTCAGGCCTGAGCTGCCGATCACCGTTACGAAATTCGCTCATGTATGAGCGGGGGATGTTTGTTTCTTTCGAGACCTCAGAAACATTTAATCGAAGGGTGACTATCGCTTCGTCAAACTCTGCCCTAGTGAGGGCATACTCTTTTTTGATCGCCATATATATTCCGTTCGTAAAGTGTTGAAAGATGCATAAAGTTACGATTTAAATATATACCACTTTTTCTGGCTTGTAAAACACTTTATGCATGATTCAGCACAATATGCACGACATGCAGGCAAAAAAAAGCCTGAGACTATGTCAGGCTGCATATTCTTGTAGCTTTAACCTCTACTTGTTAGGGTTTTTAGCTTTTTCGATTTTCTCGCTACGCTCAATATTCTTCCAGTCAATTTGTGTTTTACCCATATTGCTAAATGGATCATTCTTTTCTTGAATTATCAGCTTTACCGCATTAATGAAACTTTCAGCAGCTACAGATAGGTTTGAGGTTTCTTGATTAAGATTGGGGTCAATACCGCGAATTAACCAATCAGCTGATACATCTAACGCATCACAGAGCAATCTAATTTCGCGTGTACCTGGTTTACTGCCATCCTCATATTCATATCGCCTCAACATGGAGGCTGATATACCTTTTTTTTCATCACCATA
This genomic window from Methyloradius palustris contains:
- a CDS encoding helix-turn-helix domain-containing protein; its protein translation is MAIKKEYALTRAEFDEAIVTLRLNVSEVSKETNIPRSYMSEFRNGDRQLRPEHLAKLKDYFESKGIVFEDSPPEPASHPPATLPNAPPLAAAPYKFLPVYLDVDQPAVIKTQGVIQDNDARLAVLLQQTASRDDGFFSESEFSEDTQEALQEVFTLMAANYVLWRSLSGWPALGLSASGADPQTIKDIVFETFREALVKAGLFRDAPPDEPDEEAETEEELPA
- a CDS encoding helix-turn-helix domain-containing protein; this translates as MSDDKKHTENTNGYVPPEDTIGVRIKARRNELALNVEELARLTQQYDYGDEKKGISASMLRRYEYEDGSKPGTREIRLLCDALDVSADWLIRGIDPNLNQETSNLSVAAESFINAVKLIIQEKNDPFSNMGKTQIDWKNIERSEKIEKAKNPNK